The genomic region GTGCAGGGTTTTATTTATATGGACCAGAACGCCGGGTATCTGCAAGCCCGTGCCGGGATGCAACCGGTTATCTTGGGTTTTCCGGAACTGTTCAACAGTGAATGGCTTTTCCCTGAGCTGGCGGCTACCGTTGCCTGGCAGCTGGAGGGCCCCATCATCCGAGTTTACTCGAACGACATGCGCCTTAGTTATGGCGAACATACCCGCTTGACCGGCGCCTTTGACCTGAAACTGGATGAGCAAGGTGAGAGCAATCTTGGCCTCCGTGTGGGCGTTGAAAATGGTGAAGCATCCATGCTGGTCAATTTTGTTCCGCAGAAGGTTGTGGATGCGGGGCTTTATGACTGGTTAACCAGCGCCATCACAAAGGCGGACATCACATCTGGTGTTTACTATGGCCATGGTCAGATTGGCACAGGCTCTCCCTCGGGTTCGTTTGAGTCATCCATGTGGTATGAATTCGACAACGCCACCGTTCGTTATGATGATCAGTGGCCGGAGGTAACCGGGGCTCGCGGACGTGTTGATGTGCAGAACGGCGACACCTTGGTGTCACTGAAGGCAGGAACAACCGGTGGTCTGTTGCTGAACCCTAGTACCGTAACCGTGATCCCCGAACAGGATGGGGCACTCGTGCGCGTGGATGCATCAGCGCCCGTGCCGGGGGACGCGGTAGCCTATTGGATGGAGAACAGCCCATTTGGCGACATGGCCGGTGCCGAAGCCGAAAGCCTCGACTATGCCGGCGATTACGAGCTGGATCTAGCGATAGACTTGCCTCTAACGGATGGTGCAACACCCGTGGTTGAGGCGAACGTGCGTACAAGTAACGGCTCAGTAAACTATCCCGAGGCAGATCTGCGCTGGGACCGTATTTCAGGTGCCCTGACGTATCATTCCGTAAAAGGTTTTTCTGGTGCGCCCCTGAACGCTAGGTTTCTTGGCAGGGCGGTCACAGTGGCATTCAGCCAGACCGGTTCGGGTCAGCCCGGACGGCGCGAGGTGCTCAGGATACGGCAAGCCGGCACCTTGGCTGTGCCCGGCGTGTTTCGCCAAGTTGGTATCGCGGGCCCCGAAACAGCTGGCGGCGTGCCCAAGGAGAGCCAATACGGACTTAGCGGTACGGTTGAGTACTCTGCGCAGTTGGATGTGGCTTCTGGCGATACTCCACGGCTAACGATCCGTTCCAACCTCGAAGGGTTAGCCATTGACTGGCCGGCGCCGTTTTCAAAAGAGGCGGGGCAGTCTGCACCGCTGGTTGCAGAAATAGATACCGAAGCGGAAGGCGGTCTGGGTATTTCCGGTACCTGGGAGGATCGCGCAACCTTTGATCTGTTGTGGAAAAGGTCTGGGCTTGAGCTTACCTTCACAGAGCTCTATCTGGGGGGGCAAACCCTCACAAACATCGATCTTGAGGCCTTTGATCTTGGTGACCGCTGGGTTCTTAGCACACGCTCTGAACGGGCCGTTGGCCGGATTGTCATACCCGACGACCTTGGCCTTGTTACTGCGGATTTTGAAGTGCTCCGCCTAGTTGGTAAAGAGGCTGGAGCGAAGGAGGCGCCAGAGCTGCTGACCTGGGAGCAGCAACTTGAAGCCTTCCGGGCGATGGATATGGCGAACTGGCCGGATGTGGATGTTGACATATCAGAGCTACAACTCAATGGCGACAGTCTGGGGCGCTGGGCCTTCCATCTGCGACCGGAGCAGCAGAAGTTAAATGTCACCGGCATTGAAGGGCGGCTCAAGTCACTCACGTTGCTGGGCGACATGACCTGGAGTGTTGTAGATAACAGGGAAACCAGCCAATTTTCCGGGTCTATAGCCGGCGGCGCGCTGGCAGACTTAGGCGAACTTTTTGCTTCGGAGGTTCCTCTATCTAATAAGCAGAGCAACATCGAATTGGAGCTGGACTGGCCAGGGCGCCCTGATGAGTTCGAGCTTGCGAGCCTCAGCGGGAACGTCAGCATGCGCCTGGATGACGGCGTGATTTTGGAGCGTAACAACAGCGCGCAAGTGTTCAGGATTTTCAATCTGCTCAACGCCGATACCCTCTGGCGCAGGCTTAAACTGGACTTTTCGGATCTGTATGAGCGCGGTGTCGCCTTTGATGCCATCTCGGGCAAGGCGCGCCTTAATGATGGCCTGCTTACAATGGACCCTGAACTTCAGGTGGTTGGGCCGTCAGGCGCCTTCAAGCTCAGCGGCAGCACCAATCTGGCAAATGAGATTCTCGATATGCGCCTAGTGGTGGTTCTGCCATTGACGCAGAACCTGCCGCTGGCTGCCTTGTTGATGGGGGCCGGCGCGCCCATCGGAGGCGCGCTTTTCGTACTGGATAAAGTACTGGGCGACCCACTGAGCAAACTGACCAGCGCCACCTACGATGTGACCGGAACCTGGGGAGAGCCTAGCGTGGATCTGCGCCAGGTATTTGATACCGGCAATTAGGCCTCCGCTTCGTCAACGGATTCCCGCAGATAACGGAACAGCTTGCGGGCTTGCCCGGTGTTTTTCTCTTTCTCTACATCTCTGCGGGCGTTGCGAACCAGGTTGCGCAGGTGTTGTATGTCCGCACTTGGGCAGTAACTAAAAAACTCGCCCGCTACGGAGTCGCCGTCGGCAATCATCCGGTCGCGCCAGCGCTCGGCCAGATGGTGGCGGCGGGTGTGTTCTTCACTTCCCGAATCGAAAGCGTCTATAGCTCGTCGCACCGCTTCTGGGTCGTCTTCTTGCCGGATAATCTTGCCGATATATTGCAAATGGCGACGCTTGGCTTCGTTCTGCCGAATCTTGCGGGATTCTTCAATGGCACTTCTCAGGGTATCGCTGATGGTAAGCGTATCAAGCTGCTCGTTGCTTAGCTCCATCATGCGCTTGCCCATGTTCTGCAGCGAGTGCATGTCCCGCTTGAGCTGGGATTTACTCGGCCCGGAATACTGCGGGGCTTCGTCTTGAGTGTCGTCGATCATGATTACATCCAGGTTTGTCGGGTCACGCGTAGAAAATGGTCGCAAGGCCAAGGAATGACATAAAACCGACCACATCTGTGACGGTTGTTAGTATAACGCTGCCGGCCAAAGCTGGGTCGATGTTACGGGATTTCAGGAACAGCGGCAGCACGGTACCCACCAGCGCCGCAGCGACCAGATTGATGACCAACGCAGCGGCAATAATGGCGCCTATCAGTAAGTCCTGAAACCAGGCGGTGGCCGCGGCTGCCACAACCACTGCCCAAAGTAAGCCGTTTAGAATACCCGAAAGAAACTCCCGATTCAGCAACCAGCCCACATTGGCCCCGCTGATCTGCCCTACGGCCATACCTCTGATAACCAGTGTGAGGGTCTGGCTGCCGGCGATCCCTCCCATGCTAGCCACGATGGGCATGAGTACCGCCAAAGCAACCACCTTGGCGATGGTTTCTTCAAACAGGCCAATGACGCCAGAGGCAATGAACGCGGTGAGCAGATTAACACCTAGCCAGATTGCCCGGCGCCGGGTGGTTTTCCAGACGGGCGCAAACGTATCTTCGTCATCATCCAGGCCAGCCATACTCATTAGCGAATGATCCGCATCTTCCCGGATAACATCCACCACGTCATCGATGGTGATCCGGCCCAGCAGGTGGCCTTCTTGGTTCACAACCGGTGCGGAAATCAGGTCGTACCGCTCAAACAGGGTTGCAACCTTGGTATCTGAAAGGGTCACAGGGATGGGTTCAATGTCCGTATCCATCACTTCCCGCACGGTTGCGGTTGGGCTGGAAACGAGCATCTTTGTGATGGGCAGCATGCCAATAAACTCATCTCGCCTGCTCACCACAATCAGGCTATCGGTCATCGGCGGCAGCACCCGGTGCAGGCGCAAATAGCGCAATACCACATCAATGTTGATATCGGGGCGTACGGTGATGGTGTCCGTGTTCATCAGGCCGCCGGCGGTGTCTTCCGGGTAGGAAAGCACCTCTTCGACCCGCTTCCGGTCTTGTTCGTCCATGGTGCCCAGAACTTCCTGGATCACCTTGTCTGGCAGCTGCTGAAGAAGGTCGGCCAGATCGTCGGACTCAAAGTCCTCAATAATATCCGCCAGTTCCTGGGCGTTCAGCCGGCTCAGGTATTCGGCACGGATATCCTCGTTCAGGTACTGGAGAACCTCGCCTTCTAGCTGTTTTTCTACCAAATTCCACAGCAGGGCGCGCTGGCGTGGCGGCGAAGATTCAAGCAGGTGGGCGATATCACTGGGGCTCAGGCCGCCGTTGAGAATACGGGCAACTTGCTTTAGCGCACCACTGTCTAGCGCTTCGCTCAGTGAACGTAAACGCTGGCGGGCTTGGCTTTTTTCCAGAATTTCGGACATGAATCACCTGCAGACAGAAAACGTCCGCATTATAACGGAGTTAGCCAGCGCGCGTGAGAAAGAGTTGCAGGGAGCCGCAGGGAGCTGCTGTGAAAAAGGCGACCTATTCGCCTTCCCCGAAATAGTCATTAATGAGAGCAGCAAGGGCATCGATAGCGTGTTGCTCATCCGTGCCATCGACCACCAGTTCCACTTCTGTGCCTTTGCTAGCGGCGAGCATCATAACCTGCATAATGTTTTTTGCATCCACCTCACGGCCTTTACCACAGACTTTTATGGAGCTGTCGAATCGTGATGCGGTGGCAACGAGTTTTGCCGTTGCCCGGGCATGCAGTCCAAGTTTATTTATAATCACAATAGGATGGCGTATCACGGACAAATCAGATCTCTTTCCGGGCCTGCAAGTGCCGCAATTCAGTGTGACGTACTTGCACGTTGCTGCTGTGTTCGCGGAAATGCCGCCCCAACTGTTCGCAAACATAAACCGATCGGTGCTGTCCGCCGGTGCAGCCAATAGAAATAGTCATATAACTTCGATTGCTGTCGGCAAAAGACGGAATCCAGTTTTCCAGAAAGCCAATAAGATCGTTCACCATTTTTAGGCTGGCAGGCTCGTTCTCAAGAAACTCAATAACCGGCTGATCTATGCCGGTAAACTTACGCAGGCTGGTATCCCAATGCGGGTTCGGTAGGCAGCGCACATCAAACACGTAATCGGAATCCAGTGGCACACCGTGTTTGAAGCCAAAAGATTGGAATAGCAGGGCCAGCTCCTGGTCTTTACGGCCGGCCACACGCTGCTTAACCATATCCCGCAGCTCGTACATCGACAGGCCTTTGGTATTGATGTAGAGGTCTGAAAGCTTGGCAAGTGGCTCCAGCAGG from Marinobacter sp. LV10R510-11A harbors:
- a CDS encoding YhdP family protein; translated protein: MSSAERRPVRVMALFTGAVWWLLLVVLVLFALYAGIGRQLTQNVDAFRDDLSRELSARLGHEVSIGSLSSQWFWLDPAFTAQDIEVINPDSGVRVMSLQHLTVRFDALASLMRFRIVFEDFEADGLELTLNQQDSGDVSVRGVDFPEPFNNRFRYWIEVAGKWLSDPYIKVTRVSLGIRDNQGQLRHLDIPQLDLVYDKGLFRASGRAMRSATTQQLASFTLVGKHFFRGDFSGQLYLDVDSGRLFDGLVDEYQWRDIRVEGFDLGGEAWLTFRKGILQQISGTVRTPYLQLGVAGASLAPLEDISAQFGWRRHHAVMEAPEADGQSEAIGEWHLKQLAWTWNGDQVSPFSLKLFPEPEGFTITADAMPLRPLRHLVGTLPLLPPVASDALEDYRPVGFLDGVKISIPGRGENSFEFSGRLRDVGAAAYEGAPAVSGVQGFIYMDQNAGYLQARAGMQPVILGFPELFNSEWLFPELAATVAWQLEGPIIRVYSNDMRLSYGEHTRLTGAFDLKLDEQGESNLGLRVGVENGEASMLVNFVPQKVVDAGLYDWLTSAITKADITSGVYYGHGQIGTGSPSGSFESSMWYEFDNATVRYDDQWPEVTGARGRVDVQNGDTLVSLKAGTTGGLLLNPSTVTVIPEQDGALVRVDASAPVPGDAVAYWMENSPFGDMAGAEAESLDYAGDYELDLAIDLPLTDGATPVVEANVRTSNGSVNYPEADLRWDRISGALTYHSVKGFSGAPLNARFLGRAVTVAFSQTGSGQPGRREVLRIRQAGTLAVPGVFRQVGIAGPETAGGVPKESQYGLSGTVEYSAQLDVASGDTPRLTIRSNLEGLAIDWPAPFSKEAGQSAPLVAEIDTEAEGGLGISGTWEDRATFDLLWKRSGLELTFTELYLGGQTLTNIDLEAFDLGDRWVLSTRSERAVGRIVIPDDLGLVTADFEVLRLVGKEAGAKEAPELLTWEQQLEAFRAMDMANWPDVDVDISELQLNGDSLGRWAFHLRPEQQKLNVTGIEGRLKSLTLLGDMTWSVVDNRETSQFSGSIAGGALADLGELFASEVPLSNKQSNIELELDWPGRPDEFELASLSGNVSMRLDDGVILERNNSAQVFRIFNLLNADTLWRRLKLDFSDLYERGVAFDAISGKARLNDGLLTMDPELQVVGPSGAFKLSGSTNLANEILDMRLVVVLPLTQNLPLAALLMGAGAPIGGALFVLDKVLGDPLSKLTSATYDVTGTWGEPSVDLRQVFDTGN
- the yjgA gene encoding ribosome biogenesis factor YjgA, whose protein sequence is MIDDTQDEAPQYSGPSKSQLKRDMHSLQNMGKRMMELSNEQLDTLTISDTLRSAIEESRKIRQNEAKRRHLQYIGKIIRQEDDPEAVRRAIDAFDSGSEEHTRRHHLAERWRDRMIADGDSVAGEFFSYCPSADIQHLRNLVRNARRDVEKEKNTGQARKLFRYLRESVDEAEA
- the mgtE gene encoding magnesium transporter translates to MSEILEKSQARQRLRSLSEALDSGALKQVARILNGGLSPSDIAHLLESSPPRQRALLWNLVEKQLEGEVLQYLNEDIRAEYLSRLNAQELADIIEDFESDDLADLLQQLPDKVIQEVLGTMDEQDRKRVEEVLSYPEDTAGGLMNTDTITVRPDINIDVVLRYLRLHRVLPPMTDSLIVVSRRDEFIGMLPITKMLVSSPTATVREVMDTDIEPIPVTLSDTKVATLFERYDLISAPVVNQEGHLLGRITIDDVVDVIREDADHSLMSMAGLDDDEDTFAPVWKTTRRRAIWLGVNLLTAFIASGVIGLFEETIAKVVALAVLMPIVASMGGIAGSQTLTLVIRGMAVGQISGANVGWLLNREFLSGILNGLLWAVVVAAAATAWFQDLLIGAIIAAALVINLVAAALVGTVLPLFLKSRNIDPALAGSVILTTVTDVVGFMSFLGLATIFYA
- a CDS encoding HPr family phosphocarrier protein, which produces MIRHPIVIINKLGLHARATAKLVATASRFDSSIKVCGKGREVDAKNIMQVMMLAASKGTEVELVVDGTDEQHAIDALAALINDYFGEGE
- the rapZ gene encoding RNase adapter RapZ yields the protein MKLIIVSGRSGSGKSTSLHVLEDLGYYCIDNLPIGLLFPLTREAADQSPPGRLDKMAVSIDARNLSAELANFEEIYRKLRKADIQVEIIYLDADEQSLLQRFHATRRKHPLSDDKTSLREAINSEKGLLEPLAKLSDLYINTKGLSMYELRDMVKQRVAGRKDQELALLFQSFGFKHGVPLDSDYVFDVRCLPNPHWDTSLRKFTGIDQPVIEFLENEPASLKMVNDLIGFLENWIPSFADSNRSYMTISIGCTGGQHRSVYVCEQLGRHFREHSSNVQVRHTELRHLQARKEI